The following proteins are encoded in a genomic region of Oligoflexus sp.:
- a CDS encoding ABC1 kinase family protein has translation MKTNAAKSSKGSRSFPFGGPSEHLALAREISCLYKKLLYSGGIALPLRVSRAFLKEPGIDPIWSEKRILELVGDVALSCLDGLGPVYGKLGQIALSRLDEEGQELAQKMQLTRLYGAWPAIPFETVEAILDTEIPDWAQEFVVEPYPLGVASMAQVHAATDEEGREWVIKVIKPESRRRLEETLQALEQIVTLTSPLKLTSVGAKTIRELQDLIKSLRREVQLDLEKKNLDRMRERLDAKKQQVLRLPNTFDRFCTPNVMVMERFRGSSLVDVVEGRVTLNAEQRKKLARRLLQELLVQVFEIGLFHADPHAGNLMLLEDGSVGLFDWGLTGELRDTDRRHISGILKALLMADMQRLVDVLISIGEEHDVQCSRAEVEAELRKVSTLIQEHKAAGTQASMEELLEAALRGSENLGIPVPDGLLMMAKSLLTIEGLARGIDPEVSFARAAGPVLLRAARPNLKEVIGMGRRLPHLVKKIFANAS, from the coding sequence GTGAAAACAAATGCTGCCAAGTCTTCCAAGGGTTCGCGATCTTTTCCCTTTGGTGGGCCGAGTGAACATCTGGCGTTGGCTCGTGAAATTTCATGTCTTTACAAGAAGTTACTATACTCTGGCGGCATTGCCTTGCCGCTGCGGGTCTCCAGGGCTTTCCTGAAAGAACCCGGCATAGATCCGATCTGGTCCGAAAAACGCATCCTGGAACTCGTTGGTGATGTGGCCCTTTCGTGCCTCGATGGGCTGGGTCCTGTCTATGGCAAATTGGGTCAGATTGCCCTGAGCCGTCTCGATGAAGAGGGTCAGGAGCTTGCACAGAAGATGCAGCTGACCCGGCTCTATGGTGCATGGCCGGCCATTCCTTTTGAAACTGTGGAAGCCATTCTGGATACCGAGATTCCGGATTGGGCTCAGGAATTTGTCGTCGAACCCTATCCGCTCGGTGTCGCATCCATGGCCCAGGTCCACGCGGCCACGGATGAAGAGGGCCGTGAATGGGTGATCAAAGTCATCAAACCCGAATCACGCCGTCGTCTGGAAGAAACTCTCCAGGCCCTTGAGCAGATCGTGACGCTGACCTCGCCTTTGAAGCTGACGTCGGTCGGTGCCAAAACCATACGTGAACTTCAGGATTTGATCAAAAGCCTGCGCCGTGAGGTGCAGCTTGATCTTGAAAAGAAAAATCTCGATCGCATGCGGGAACGTCTCGATGCGAAAAAGCAGCAGGTTTTGCGCCTACCGAACACCTTCGATCGTTTCTGCACGCCGAACGTCATGGTGATGGAACGCTTCCGCGGTTCGTCCCTGGTCGATGTCGTGGAAGGTCGCGTGACTCTGAACGCTGAGCAGCGCAAAAAACTCGCGCGCCGTCTTCTGCAGGAACTTTTGGTGCAGGTTTTCGAGATCGGTCTTTTCCATGCCGATCCTCATGCCGGTAACCTTATGCTGCTTGAAGACGGCTCGGTTGGACTCTTCGATTGGGGTTTGACCGGCGAGCTGCGCGACACGGATCGTCGGCATATTTCCGGTATTCTGAAGGCCCTTCTGATGGCTGATATGCAAAGGCTCGTCGATGTTCTGATCAGTATCGGCGAAGAGCACGATGTGCAGTGCAGCCGGGCCGAAGTCGAAGCCGAGCTGCGCAAAGTCTCGACTCTGATTCAGGAGCACAAAGCCGCGGGCACGCAGGCTTCGATGGAAGAACTGCTGGAGGCCGCGCTGCGCGGTTCGGAGAATCTTGGGATTCCCGTGCCCGATGGGCTTTTGATGATGGCCAAGAGTCTTCTGACGATCGAAGGACTGGCGCGCGGCATCGACCCTGAAGTCTCGTTTGCGAGGGCCGCAGGGCCTGTGCTTCTGCGGGCCGCCCGTCCCAACCTCAAAGAGGTGATCGGCATGGGTCGCCGACTGCCCCATCTGGTGAAAAAAATATTTGCCAATGCATCGTGA
- a CDS encoding DUF3187 family protein yields the protein MHRDDHAAFFLLMILLASPVRAGEGPLLTRSEAVGQLFRLNPPLQNPELLPAGRIDFAASRTYANLWARDKRYVVDGEIVDDQARFAIGLGANLQAAFGFSSRRFVQADTDQIAISFHDLFRIGQDGRLQTGKHHTRFVIPDYNLQYNRDNLDRTFSEQATFDLSYAFLTAARHGWDLTATVLAAYEMASFSPYSAGSVDRGLILSALYPSSIFRYFANLRQLFFDKRKDVRVGTRSENRGFALGLIYPLPETQELIFQFMNNQPVFRDLGQLSRNSYEWQLGYRYRFEAVTLEAAVIENIFWLYNSPDWGFSLGLHAPVN from the coding sequence ATGCATCGTGACGATCACGCCGCTTTTTTTCTGCTGATGATCCTTCTTGCCAGCCCGGTTCGCGCTGGCGAGGGGCCGCTGCTCACCCGCTCCGAAGCGGTTGGTCAACTCTTCCGACTGAATCCACCGCTGCAGAATCCCGAACTTTTGCCCGCAGGCCGCATCGACTTCGCCGCCTCGCGCACCTATGCCAACCTTTGGGCGCGTGATAAACGCTACGTGGTGGACGGCGAAATCGTCGACGATCAGGCGCGCTTTGCCATCGGCCTGGGGGCGAACCTTCAGGCGGCTTTTGGCTTCTCTTCCCGTCGCTTCGTGCAGGCCGACACCGATCAGATCGCCATCAGCTTTCATGATCTTTTCCGCATCGGCCAGGACGGTCGCCTGCAGACCGGCAAGCATCACACGCGCTTTGTCATTCCCGACTACAATCTTCAGTATAATCGCGACAACCTCGATCGCACCTTCAGCGAACAGGCGACTTTCGATCTGAGCTACGCGTTTCTCACAGCGGCGCGGCACGGCTGGGACCTGACCGCGACGGTTCTCGCCGCCTACGAAATGGCAAGCTTTTCCCCCTATTCCGCGGGTTCGGTGGATCGCGGCCTCATTCTGAGCGCGCTCTATCCCAGCTCGATCTTCAGATACTTTGCCAATTTGCGGCAGCTATTCTTTGATAAGCGTAAGGATGTGCGCGTCGGCACGCGTTCAGAAAATCGCGGCTTTGCCTTGGGCCTGATTTATCCGCTGCCAGAAACGCAGGAGCTTATTTTTCAATTCATGAATAATCAGCCGGTCTTTCGCGATCTGGGTCAGCTCAGCCGTAACTCATATGAATGGCAGCTCGGCTATCGCTATCGCTTTGAGGCTGTGACGCTGGAGGCGGCGGTGATCGAGAATATTTTCTGGCTTTATAACAGCCCGGACTGGGGTTTCAGTCTCGGGCTGCATGCACCCGTGAACTAA
- a CDS encoding PQQ-binding-like beta-propeller repeat protein, which produces MRKKIKGLSWLAALIFSLPSAQAQDAAQPGPLGAGTHLYLRCNSTSWDVNEVSRLKPSPEKDFLRELTFEVKESWMTESGDDCVITETPQLDAWGDWQKYYGGQLSFLRVPESARIRVASEPQENLNFRLRFPSLGRYRFTLNTRDGYFSVRKDAVAQPGDVAWTLPGNMLTDTQGHLFLSNYYPQNSISLVNGATGLPDWTYTAESYISFYGNCSTDDAVFVSLTGRVAALSLKTGREIWSTNLNGALKDSYGYLNCYPGHDQIYLSYGADRTTLVSLKRSNGQALWSWTAPAFAGIMGVDSQRVFVSSYVDAKSSLKALHKINGVELWQADPGTGYHTLTDDGSLFWVSGSQLTAVSPGTGEALWTYNGWQDDSIWLTFEQNGLFVHEKSRISSVGKKSGRVLWTYDYSSFAAQFPYTQVLKAGVVLVRANDYNAGVSRQIALNSWTGKVLWEREEGGANSYVSEDNISGTWIISGKSIKALDPWTGAVRWVYTLDSEEPFENIMTVLEQDNATAYVSYGFTGSKYPPMGVLALDMKNGQLKWKTWLESSLYRVGGDSRTLILNAGYYGSTKALRK; this is translated from the coding sequence ATGCGAAAAAAAATCAAAGGCCTCTCGTGGCTTGCCGCTCTGATTTTCAGCCTGCCGTCCGCGCAAGCGCAGGATGCGGCCCAACCCGGACCACTGGGGGCTGGCACCCATCTCTATTTGCGCTGCAACAGCACGAGCTGGGATGTGAATGAAGTATCCCGTCTGAAACCTTCACCCGAGAAAGATTTTCTGCGGGAACTCACATTCGAAGTCAAAGAATCCTGGATGACGGAATCGGGGGATGATTGCGTGATCACCGAGACGCCTCAGCTGGATGCGTGGGGAGACTGGCAGAAATACTATGGAGGCCAGCTGTCCTTTCTGCGTGTGCCGGAGAGCGCCCGCATTCGCGTGGCCAGCGAGCCCCAGGAGAATCTGAATTTCCGACTGCGCTTCCCCTCGCTGGGTCGCTATCGTTTTACACTCAACACGCGTGATGGTTATTTTTCCGTTCGCAAGGATGCCGTGGCCCAGCCGGGTGATGTCGCCTGGACTTTGCCTGGCAACATGCTGACTGATACCCAGGGGCACCTCTTTCTTTCCAATTATTATCCGCAGAACTCGATCTCGCTCGTGAACGGAGCGACAGGACTGCCTGACTGGACCTATACGGCCGAGAGTTACATTTCCTTTTATGGCAACTGCTCGACGGATGATGCCGTCTTCGTGAGCCTGACCGGGCGCGTGGCGGCGCTGTCTTTGAAAACCGGACGCGAGATCTGGAGCACCAATCTGAATGGAGCCCTGAAGGATTCCTATGGTTATCTGAACTGCTATCCCGGCCACGATCAAATCTATCTGAGCTACGGTGCCGATCGCACGACGCTGGTCAGCTTGAAGCGTTCCAACGGCCAGGCGCTCTGGTCATGGACGGCGCCCGCATTTGCAGGCATCATGGGCGTCGACAGCCAGCGGGTCTTTGTCAGCAGTTATGTCGATGCGAAGTCCTCGTTGAAGGCGCTGCATAAGATCAACGGCGTCGAACTTTGGCAGGCTGATCCCGGTACCGGCTATCATACTCTGACCGATGACGGCTCGCTCTTCTGGGTGAGCGGATCCCAGCTGACGGCTGTTTCCCCTGGTACGGGCGAAGCCCTTTGGACCTATAACGGTTGGCAGGATGATTCGATCTGGTTGACCTTTGAACAGAATGGACTCTTCGTTCATGAAAAATCCCGCATCAGCTCCGTCGGGAAAAAAAGCGGACGTGTGCTCTGGACCTATGATTACAGCAGTTTCGCGGCGCAATTCCCTTACACTCAGGTCCTGAAGGCAGGCGTCGTCCTGGTGCGTGCGAACGATTACAACGCAGGTGTCAGCCGGCAGATCGCCTTGAACAGCTGGACGGGCAAGGTGCTCTGGGAGCGTGAGGAAGGCGGGGCCAATAGTTATGTGAGTGAAGATAATATTTCCGGCACCTGGATTATCAGCGGCAAAAGCATCAAGGCCCTCGATCCCTGGACCGGGGCCGTGCGCTGGGTCTATACGCTGGATTCCGAAGAGCCCTTTGAAAACATCATGACGGTTCTGGAGCAGGACAACGCCACGGCTTATGTGTCCTATGGTTTCACGGGCAGCAAATATCCGCCGATGGGTGTTTTGGCCCTTGATATGAAAAATGGTCAGCTGAAGTGGAAGACCTGGCTGGAATCCTCCCTTTACCGCGTGGGCGGGGATAGCCGCACTCTGATTTTGAATGCGGGTTATTACGGTTCCACCAAGGCTCTGCGCAAGTAA
- a CDS encoding SIMPL domain-containing protein has product MPLKFPVFARCTALVIGLLSPLSLQAKDDDRTILVTGDGESTGTPDQVEFIVGIDVTEAKVEAAKAKSDEAMRRILAIAKDFKIEPKDVQSDYVRVQPIQEGAYNPGGKPARPVITYNARRDVRILLRDIKKYEELMTAIFNSGANNLHSLQFKSSAQPKLEGEARTAALKDAKAKAEAMAREMGLKLGRPRSIAEGVQSPGPLPIMKTMMMESAARSSSGEPTLAPGEVVVRQQVTVLFEAE; this is encoded by the coding sequence ATGCCGCTTAAGTTCCCTGTTTTTGCCCGCTGCACGGCTCTTGTGATCGGACTTCTTTCCCCTCTCTCCCTTCAAGCCAAGGATGATGACCGCACCATACTCGTGACCGGGGATGGCGAATCCACGGGAACGCCGGATCAGGTGGAATTCATTGTCGGCATTGATGTCACCGAGGCCAAGGTGGAAGCCGCCAAGGCGAAAAGTGATGAGGCCATGCGCCGCATTCTGGCAATCGCCAAAGACTTTAAAATCGAGCCGAAAGACGTTCAGTCCGACTACGTGCGCGTGCAGCCGATCCAGGAAGGCGCCTACAATCCCGGCGGGAAACCCGCACGGCCGGTGATCACCTATAACGCCCGACGTGATGTGCGCATCCTTCTGCGCGACATTAAAAAATATGAAGAGCTGATGACCGCCATTTTCAACAGTGGCGCCAATAATCTTCATAGCCTTCAATTCAAAAGTTCTGCCCAACCGAAGCTGGAAGGCGAAGCCAGGACTGCTGCTCTGAAGGATGCCAAAGCCAAAGCGGAAGCCATGGCCCGGGAGATGGGATTGAAATTGGGGCGGCCGCGGAGCATAGCGGAAGGCGTGCAGAGTCCCGGACCGCTTCCCATCATGAAGACGATGATGATGGAAAGCGCGGCCCGGAGCAGCAGCGGAGAACCCACGCTGGCTCCTGGAGAAGTGGTCGTGCGGCAGCAGGTGACCGTTCTCTTCGAAGCCGAATAA
- a CDS encoding lysophospholipid acyltransferase family protein codes for MAFTRKQKFICWLAYGLVGLFQLSYRYTRLNPELRDQASQMNEKKTLAYACWHQNALSTVMAHTWRRLAILVSRSFDGEVIAFVAKKFGIHSARGSSSRGGLEALRQLIKLTKEGYEVGITVDGPRGPRHEVKGGVIALASRTGVPILPTASRGRRTWTLVKSWDHFRVPKPFTEIVVLYGQPMLIPHRVTEEDVHVYQKKLADELMELEARLDTMLAHGHSRTTAIEA; via the coding sequence TTGGCTTTTACACGCAAACAAAAATTCATCTGCTGGCTGGCTTATGGGCTTGTGGGCCTTTTTCAGCTCAGCTATCGCTATACCCGTTTAAATCCCGAACTTCGGGATCAGGCGAGCCAGATGAATGAGAAAAAGACCCTGGCCTATGCCTGCTGGCATCAGAACGCGCTGTCCACAGTTATGGCCCACACCTGGCGGCGTCTTGCGATTCTCGTCAGCCGGTCTTTTGATGGCGAGGTCATCGCCTTCGTCGCGAAAAAATTTGGCATCCATTCCGCGCGCGGTTCATCATCCCGCGGCGGGCTTGAGGCTTTGCGTCAGCTCATAAAATTGACCAAGGAAGGCTACGAAGTCGGCATTACGGTGGATGGTCCGCGTGGGCCGAGGCACGAGGTGAAGGGTGGCGTCATCGCACTGGCTTCCCGCACCGGCGTTCCCATTCTGCCGACCGCCAGCCGCGGCCGCCGCACCTGGACCCTGGTGAAAAGCTGGGACCACTTCCGCGTGCCCAAGCCTTTTACGGAAATCGTCGTGCTCTATGGCCAGCCCATGCTGATTCCTCACCGGGTCACGGAAGAGGACGTGCATGTTTATCAAAAAAAGCTCGCCGATGAGCTGATGGAACTTGAGGCTCGGCTCGACACCATGCTGGCCCATGGGCACAGCCGAACCACAGCGATAGAAGCCTGA
- a CDS encoding OmpA family protein, protein MKAFRLILGFCLIAPASMSFANITGSDLQNFNATTNGLDFVTVQSSETLGKGIFNLGLFTNYAVNTLPRYEDASGRDADVNDSIIAADINFGMGVASFWDIGISIPSVIYQNVNFDGDRGQFDKNGVTEIRANSKWRLYGDQDGGIAFILGTNVNVTENNPYTGSGSGPTMNFEFAFDTTFNKIAVGANVGYRKRSPGDKVDGFPIEPLQDQYIGSLATSYLFTSLDTKLIFEFYAGIPTKKTDTVKSRSASAAEMLLGIKHDITDALAFHAGAGTEAGNGTSSADWRVYTGINYVFGGEGDKKEPQIVAPPKPKAPGPQPMIPKFVQTPDAGPAEPAGEGDEVFVLRGINFVFDSASRVLPGTREILTNLGQHLKKNAVEKVIIEGHTDSVGQEKYNYELGLQRAKVIREYIVRSEKLDPSRVEARSYGETRPVADNGNFQGRQLNRRVVFRIIYKK, encoded by the coding sequence GTGAAGGCTTTCCGCCTTATTTTAGGTTTTTGCCTGATCGCGCCGGCGTCAATGAGTTTCGCCAACATCACAGGCAGTGACCTGCAGAACTTCAATGCCACCACCAACGGCCTTGATTTTGTGACGGTTCAATCGTCGGAGACACTCGGGAAGGGGATCTTTAACCTGGGTCTCTTCACCAACTACGCGGTCAATACCCTGCCGCGTTACGAGGATGCGAGCGGTCGGGACGCCGACGTCAACGATTCCATCATCGCCGCGGACATCAACTTCGGGATGGGGGTCGCCAGTTTCTGGGATATCGGAATCAGCATTCCCTCGGTGATTTACCAGAATGTGAACTTCGATGGGGATCGCGGCCAGTTCGATAAGAACGGGGTCACCGAGATCCGCGCCAACAGCAAATGGCGTCTTTACGGGGATCAGGATGGGGGCATTGCCTTTATTTTGGGCACGAACGTGAACGTGACCGAAAACAATCCCTATACCGGATCGGGCAGCGGACCGACCATGAACTTTGAATTCGCATTCGACACCACCTTCAATAAGATCGCCGTGGGCGCGAATGTCGGCTATCGGAAACGCTCCCCTGGAGACAAGGTGGACGGTTTCCCGATCGAGCCTCTTCAGGATCAGTACATCGGATCCTTGGCCACGAGCTACCTCTTTACCTCGCTCGATACCAAGCTGATCTTCGAATTCTATGCGGGCATCCCCACCAAAAAAACCGATACCGTCAAATCCCGTTCGGCTTCGGCTGCGGAAATGCTGCTCGGCATCAAGCATGATATCACCGATGCCTTGGCCTTCCATGCCGGTGCGGGAACGGAAGCCGGCAACGGCACCTCGTCCGCTGACTGGCGTGTTTATACGGGGATCAACTATGTCTTCGGTGGCGAGGGTGATAAGAAGGAGCCGCAGATCGTGGCGCCTCCGAAACCCAAGGCGCCCGGACCGCAGCCGATGATACCGAAGTTCGTGCAGACGCCGGATGCAGGACCTGCCGAGCCCGCGGGTGAAGGGGATGAAGTCTTCGTTCTGCGCGGTATCAACTTCGTCTTCGATTCGGCGAGTCGCGTTCTGCCCGGAACCCGGGAAATCCTGACCAATCTGGGCCAGCATCTGAAGAAGAATGCGGTCGAGAAAGTCATCATCGAAGGTCATACCGATTCGGTGGGTCAGGAGAAGTATAACTATGAACTCGGCCTGCAAAGGGCCAAGGTCATCCGTGAATACATCGTGCGTTCGGAAAAACTCGATCCGAGTCGCGTGGAAGCCCGATCCTACGGGGAAACAAGGCCGGTGGCGGATAACGGCAACTTCCAGGGTCGCCAGCTGAACCGCCGCGTGGTCTTCCGCATCATCTATAAGAAATAA
- a CDS encoding OmpA family protein, which yields MLMRTRPLAALIVSALFSLQVACSSQETTTEESIQPVGEEAPADAPTDAENTGSVTENTEKTEADIEKEKAIAEASGSDFTDPSQVQLNGDGSPATPVDPVDTTGAPAMSDIPAPEAPMASDMGLDAGLGAPASGSVYFAKASAKVSREYREQLKDIAAKLKADRSMKVVLVGHCDNRGSTAFNRRLANKRAKAVKAALMKMGVKSRQMSIGAPQLAQSGSTEEEHAQNRRVEIQ from the coding sequence ATGCTCATGCGCACCCGTCCCCTTGCTGCTTTGATCGTATCCGCTCTTTTCAGTCTGCAAGTCGCCTGCTCGTCTCAGGAAACAACGACCGAAGAAAGCATTCAGCCTGTGGGTGAGGAAGCCCCGGCCGACGCGCCGACCGACGCCGAAAACACCGGCTCTGTCACCGAAAATACCGAGAAAACTGAAGCCGATATCGAAAAAGAGAAAGCCATTGCCGAAGCCAGCGGTTCGGACTTCACCGACCCCAGCCAGGTTCAGCTGAATGGTGACGGAAGTCCGGCGACACCTGTCGATCCTGTCGACACAACAGGCGCTCCCGCCATGAGCGATATCCCTGCTCCTGAAGCTCCCATGGCTTCTGACATGGGCCTTGATGCCGGCCTGGGCGCTCCCGCCAGCGGCTCGGTTTACTTTGCCAAGGCCAGCGCGAAAGTGAGCCGCGAATATCGTGAGCAGCTGAAAGACATCGCTGCGAAACTGAAAGCCGATCGTTCGATGAAAGTTGTTCTGGTGGGTCACTGTGATAACCGCGGCAGCACCGCCTTCAACCGTCGCCTCGCCAACAAGCGTGCGAAGGCTGTGAAAGCCGCCCTTATGAAAATGGGTGTGAAATCCAGGCAGATGAGCATCGGCGCTCCTCAGCTGGCCCAGTCGGGTTCGACCGAAGAAGAGCACGCCCAGAACCGTCGCGTTGAAATTCAGTAA